TAGTAAATCGATGCCCGTTCATAAGTAACTGTTTATAGTGTTTTGTGGATTAGTTTTTAATCCATAAAACAGTATTTTAAAAACACTGTATATTTAAAAGCATTGTGTAGTGTTTTTGAACAAgccttatagtgtttttatttacAAAAACACTGTAAGATTAGTTCAAAAACACTGTATAGTATTTTTCAACTAAGTATTAATGTCACAGTATTTTTGAAACAAAAGcactatatagtgtttttaaaacaAAAACACTGTGAACAGTTAACGGAAAAACTTTTTAGATTTAGACGAAAAAATACATGACAGCTTTTGGGGAGTATTTTTGAGATTTTGAAAATAGGAGGTGGTTGTTTGAGAATTATGAAAAGGAGGCTACCATCCgagaaaaatccaaaaaaaaaaaaaaaaatcctaacaaTCACActaacttttttgtttttttcctcTTTATTCTTTCCATGTTATTCATTATTAGTTACATGCTTATATGATCTTGCTCAAGAGCAAGCAAAGTAGCAGCAGCTAATGTTTTGTTTAATTTAGTTTTGGCACAAATCCTTTAATGTTATTTGCTCGTTGGAGATTGGCATATATGACAAAGCAACCAAatgaagaatattatttttctgatAAAATGCAATAGAAAAAGCTGTAAAAGAACCTGTGTAATTAAATTTCTAAGTTATTTTATGAAGTAGGCAGTAAAGACAAAGGTGGGGCATTCTTATGTAGCAGAtcagcaaatatttgtttgacataAAAATTTAAAGCTGCTTTGTTCAGATGCAGTCTGTCATGAATTCCAGTTCTCAATGGGTTATGTGGTTTAAAATATCTTATTCTCTTATATGCATCGAATAAGTACCATTAAATTGCTTGGTTATGTGTTTTATGGGTAGAGGCAAATTATTATTCCAATATACTGCAAGGTCTGTACTTatcctattctttttttttttttgcttgattcAGTTAAAATAAGATAATTTGAACTAAAATCAATTCAGATCTACCGAACCAAACTAATTCAAAACAGATTAATCTGATTCAGTTaatgaatatataattttaaataatttaaatatgtaTAAAACTAGAAACTTGGTTCAATTTGACAACAGATAACATTTGTAAAATTAAACCTatgtaatttataaaattaagcaTTTGAACTGATTTGATTGATCGATTTGAATTGGTTAAGGACAATTGGattgatattttttaaactaaaattGGTTTGATTTTCTATTTCAATTTGAACACCCCTAATTGTAGATGATGTTATATCTTTGTATTTTGAAAGAATCTACAAATTCTATACTTTGAATGAGATATTATTTGATGTTCAAGCCAAGAATGTACCTTTGCATTATCAGAATGGTGTAACCTGAATGATTATTGCTTAATCCTCTGTCGCAGGCCAAAGCTGGAGCTGGCTCTGCAACACTCTCCATGGTCCGTTTTCTTGGTTTGCATGTTCCATTCGCCTTGCATGTTCAACTTGCTGCTGGGCATAACAACACAGtaacatcaataaaaaaaaaattttgcagGCATTTGCCGCAGCTAAATTTGCAGATGCATGTCTGAGGGGACTGAGAGGTGATGCTGGCATTGTGGAATGTGCATTTGTGGCATCACAGGTACTACAATCATCTAATATCTACTTTTCATTTGTATTGTTCCAAGCATTTTCTtgataagtgaaaaaaaaaaaaatttgttgcaGGTGACAGAACTCCCTTTTTTTGCATCAAAAGTGCGATTAGGTCGAGGTGGAGCTGAAGAAATCTTCCCTTTAGGGCCACTGAGTGAATACGAAAGGTTTGTGGTCTTGTTGTGATGGTAATTACTTGTTATGATGATACTTTTGCATCAAAAGTATCTTTTTTTAAAGAATCCACACCTAGTAAATATAAGTGATGTCAAAAATAGGAGAGACTAAATGGAGTACAGATCTTTGGGGATTGACAGAACAAATGTATAGATTATGATGGCTCTTCTGGTTATTATTTGGTGATACATGAAACCCATAGAGTGATAAGAATACCAAAATCACCAAGCCTACCAATTGGTGCAATTTGGTTCAGATCTACATTCATTTTCTAGAATTTAAATTTATCTTacagatgattattattattattgttttgcaTCTGTATTTATTGTGGATGAATCAAAATAAAACACCACTGTAAAGAAGAATTATTTTGATGTGTTCATCTGCAATGCATGTAGGGCTGGCTTGGACAAGGCAAAGGAGGAGTTGGCAGGGAGCATTGAGAAGGGAGTTTCTTTCATTAGGAAGTGATAGATGTACAGTGACAGTGTAGCCGCTCATGCACCATTGTTGGGTGACTGCACTCATGCTGCTACATGTATATAAGTTATATACTTGTATATGCAACAAAAATTTTCTATCTCAGACTggtaatattattttctttatgatcCATGCTTGATCAAAAGAAGATTTAAATTTTGACAGGTTCTTGAGATATGATTTCCAAATTCTTAGTTTTGTCCCAGCTAAATCCCTTTTTAGTCCCAGTAAAAGATACCAAAAAATTTATACAAGCTacatagattttttattattttattattaacctGAGCTTGAATACTTTGAGCCAATAAGACTCACCAAAGTGATTATAACAtttatttgatcaaatcaaatcaaaacaaGAACGGTGATAATCAAATAATCAATACATGTGATACTCAAAATAATCAAGAGTTTTAATCATTTTGAACCAGTAATTTAGGCTTCACAGAATAATGTATTATTTAGTCTATCGAATTGAATCGAGGCAAACACTTGTGACAATTAACAGGTTGAATTGCAAACCAGAATTGAACAATTTTATCGTTCTACGGCAAAGATCTACATCAGCCTTATCTGATCAACACATGTAACTGATAGAAAGCACCAGAATTGAACAATTTTTTCGTTCTACAGCAAAGATCTACATCAGCCTTATCTGATCAACACATGAAACTGATAAAGagtggatttgatcattttgtacTTGGTAAGGTATCAATACCTTAAAGCAAAAAGATTACTAGTAATCTTTAAAATCTACACTCTTGGTAGAAAGTTTATGCACTTAAAATTCCAGGCAATACGAAATGAGCTATAGAAACCACCAAAGGGCTCACAACTAAGAGTAAATTATGAATGATCTGCATATAATGTGGTCACAAGTCCACAACTTTAGCCCATATTAAGGAAACTGGAAATAGTCAAATAGAATAGACAGCCAAACAGCTTGAGCCTTTGGCTTATTAGTTTGGTCTCCCTTCTTTTTCCCATAATAATACATAGGCCATACCATCTTAAACTTTCCATTAACCACATGAAGAATACATCTAGCAGGAAGaaaggaattaaaaaaaaaaagaaaaaaaaccagaGAAGTTTGCACCAGATTCTAGTTATAAAATTTGAGATGTGCCCCAATGCAACCTCCATAAATTATCTGCTCAAATGCTAGCATCTATGCCAGAGACAAAATTAGATTTGTCTTTATCTTTTTACTGTCTGTGAAGTGACTCTTCAACTTGTATATTTTTCCTGATTTCTCCATTTAAATTATATAGAGTTTTAACGACAAAACATCTCGAAAATACAATTCCAACTCTCTCAACTTCATCTTTGTATATAAACTTTAAATTTTAGTTCAGTCTTGTGAAATGATTATTCATGTGTTTTGCTTAATTCGAGTTTGGAGATAAGAATAAAAAGCAACAGAGTTCCATCTAAATTTCCACAAATAATGAAGTCAAGATGtgcaactcttttttttttattcttctattaACAAAACCTTATGTACTTAAGAAGTCAATTTACAAGTCATTTAGAGATGCAAGTCTAAGTTCATGAATGCAAATCCAAAAGATTTGCTTTTGAATGTATCTTCTTAAATTCACTATCAGAATAAAATTCCCCAGTACAACCTCTCAACAACTTCTAGAGGAAAGAAAAACTTAATCtgaatcatcaaaataaaattttcaaatctaAATTTCGTTTGAAGAAAGAATCATACCAAAAACATCCAATACTTACTAAATTGGCAGGGGAACCTCAATATTCAATCCTACCGGCAAAAACCATTTGGTCCTCATCTTTCAGTGCTCTATGAACAGAAGACATGCAGGTCGAGCAATCTGTTATACTGACCTTGCTCTATGTCATCCTCATTCACTTGATGAAGAAGCAAAAGTTCAATTATGCAGTCCTCCCAATCAAGACTATCCACTTGGAGCTTCTTCCTTGACCTCCTTTTCCTACCCACCACCTCCTCCCCCGGGAGACAATCCTCCACCTTGCCAACTGCATCTACAGAGGATGATGGCTTCATAATCTTATGAATCCGACGCTTAGCTGCTTCGATCTTGGCTTTCCTGAATCTCCTGGCCTGCACACCAGTAACAAAAGATGGTGGCAGAGCATCATAACCTACATCTCGCTCCAACATTTGCTCGAGTGTTAATTTTTTTTCTGAATCCCATCTTCCTTCCCATGAATCCTGCAATGCAACAAAATCCAACTGGTCTTTCCTTGCCTTCTTCACTTGGACCTTATCAAACTCTCCAATTTCCTTTAGATGGGAGATTCTTTGCAAGACATTCTTGTAAGCACTTGAAATGCACTCCCCTGAGAGATTGACGTCCTCCAGAATGTTGCAGTTGGCGTTGCCATCTTCTTCACCATCGATCTCGAAATACTTGGAATCTTCCGCCTCGCCGTCTTGATAAGGTCCGGTAAGACCACCAAAGCCGAACCCTAGACCCTCAGAAAGGCCGGATTTTGACTTCCTTTCCATCAAGCGAATCAGCAAAGGGGCGTTTTGCACTACGTTCTTGACTGTGACGTCCTTACCCCAGGGAAGCAAGGATCTTGCAACCCTAACGAGCGTCTCCATGAGCTCCTTGAGCCGGAGCTTGCTCGTAGTTACCCCAGCGTAGATCTCCTTCGCGATCTCCTCCACCGAGACTCCGACCCCATTCACTTCGGCAACGAAGGCGAGGACGGCGGCAACCATCGGCAGCGGCTGGCGCCCGGTGGTGAGGAACCATTTGGTGGCGCAGTGGAGGAGAAACCGACCCTGGCCAATCAACTCCTTCGACTTCTCGGGATCCACCGCCGAGAAGCAAGGGCCGGTGCGGACCACGCGATCGAGAACGCCAGCGGCGTCAAACTCAGGGAGCGGCGGGAGGCCGAGGTGGCGGGCGACGCGGGCGGCCATGCGGCCGAGATCGCAGGCATCATGCCCTACGGCGGCGGCGGCCTCCGACAGGGAAAGGGGGAGGCGATGGCGGCGAGCAACGAGGTACGAGCAGGCGGCGACGAGTACGGGGAACCACTGACCGTCGCCGAGGGCGCCGTCGGTGACATCGGACGCCAGGGCCCCGGCCTCGGCGGCGCGGGCGGCCGAGAGGCCGAGGCGTGCGGTGAGATCGGCGATGAGGGCGCGGGCGTGGTGCAGCTTACGCTCGCGGTAGCCAAAGTCGCCGCCGGTGGAGTGGAGGAAGCTGGTGGGCTGACCCTCCGAGGTGAAGGCCTCATGGCGGTAGTGCTCGGTGGAGAGGACGCGGCCGCAGGAGCCGCACACGCGGTCGCCCGAGTCCGGGTCCACGATCACCCTCCTGCCTCCGCAGCCCGAACAGTTCGCCATGGACGCTACGcccgacgagagagagagagagagaatatataGAAGGGCTGCCTCGCCAATTAATCGTCACAGTTCTTCTACTCCATCAAATTAGGGTTATTTAGGGCTTCGTTCCGAATTCGAAAAGAGCTGTCGCGAACTATTTTCGAAGAAAAGCTTCAATTTTGGATTTTTACCGGATTGCATTTTTAAAATAGCCAAAGAGAGTTTAAtgtttcaaaaataataaaaatatatttactaaTACTTTTtggattcaaattgaattcattaCTAAATCCGATCACagtgttttttattattaaaccAAAAACAATATATTCAAAAAATCCATAGCcttattttaacaagttcaaattcTCACCTACCTTGAGTATCATTTTGGAATTCTATagaatgatttattttaaattttatgtaaTTTTGGATGAAAATTAAGATTACTTTGgtatatttcaaaataaaagttgataaatttatatttttcactTAGGCCTATATATTTTTGTAtaatcttatatttttatttttatttatcacgaaagaatgataataaaaaagatgCGTTCTATCCATTCCAAAGTTTTTTTAATGGACTTGTAGAATTGTTATTACTAAATTAAGAcatatttgaaaataaaatattgcaATTTTTTTTCTAGTTAGCATAAAATTTAGGTCTATGCATTTCACAAACTCTTCAGATATTTGTGTTTATTTCTTATAAAACATTGATAATGAAAAGCCAAGAGATTAccctatcacaatatatatatatatatatatatatatatatatatataattatctatTGTGGTAGAATGACAATAAAAATAATGATGAGACATTATTGTACTTTAAAATACTTAATGTTTTCGATCCAGTAAACAAAAATATTGTGATTTCATTCCAGAACACTATGATTAGTCGAGTCTAACATTCAACTAAAACTAtactttaatcaaaatcagatctccatgaaattattattattattattattattattattattattattattattattattattattattattattattataagagtGTTTTGATTCTTTTCAAAGGTAGGTACACTTTGGAAGATACGATGATGGAGGCTTTTGAGTCCGTAAAGTCCATAAGGTGCCAATTCGGTAAGAATTAAAGAGTCCGTTCCACCGACTCGGTACGACCAATACGTTAATTCAAAATAAAGATAAGGACTAAAATGCAACACATCCCTTTGACCTCCAAACCAACTGTCTGTGTAAACATAGAATAAGTTTGAGGCCGAAATTGCAACATACCCCTTTGGTCACCGCGACAGcactatatataaaaatataataaagtgAGGACTAAATTGCAATACGCCCCTCTGGTCTCCCCAGTCACCGAACCGCTCGTTTTAGGGTTTAAGGAGGGCCCGTCCTCCTGTTCCCCACTTGTTCGCTTTCCACAGCACGGAGATGGCGTCGCTTTGCAGGTCCGTCGTAGTGGCCGTGGCGAGATCGGCGGTGGTCCGCTCCAAAGCCCTTCTTCCGAAGCACTCCCTGTCGCGGAGAGCCTCCCCTCTCGTTTGCGGGTGAAGCAACGCCTTCCGTGCACCTGGCATTTAATGTCCTTCCCCTCCGGTGCACTCTGGATTTGGGGCTCTTAGATTTTCTCTATTGCGTTGTGCAGGTTGGCCGCGTTGGCGTCGGTACCCATCGACTCGTTGATGCCGCTCCACAGCGCCGTCGCCTCTGCTCGTCTCAAATCTTATATAGCTGTTGATTCATCTTGTTGGAGCTGCCTCTCTCAAGGTAATTGGTTTCCACCCGGAGTTCCAGAATCTAATCTTGTCTGACAAACACGGTGCTTTTCCCCTATTACTTCCATCCGGAAACAAAAAATCCTTAAAGCGCTGTTAATGGAAAATTTAGGTTATGTTTAGTTCTCATTACTAGTAGCTGTTATCGAAGTGGAGCATTGAGTTAATACAAGTTCTCTGTAGATCTAGCTGGTATTTCAAACTATATTTTTGGTTAATTTTTATTGCAAGATTGGAATATGTTTTTTGGCCATTGTGATGATTGGTTTATGTGAGCACATGTGACAATGGATGTAAAAAGTGCAAATGCAGAAGTTGAATCATATTCAAAAGTTAATCGGACAATGGCGTTCTCTTTCTTCAAGTAAATGAAAAGTGATATCATAATTTGGTATGTTGATGAATTGAGACTGCAAGTCAGTGCTGTAAAAGATGTTGGAAATAGAGGGCTGAAACGTATGGCGTGTCCTAATATAATCCTATAAAGCTTCTCTATGATTTTGAAGTTGGGTATAAGTTTTTAGCTTAGAAATTTGGACTGTATCAATCAACTGAAACCAGGTTGTTTTATAAGTTTTGGCTCTCTTGCTACTGTTTTTTGCTTTTGGTTTCTTGCGATAATATTGATTGATAAGATCTGAGTTCTCATGAAAAAGTCCGTGCATGGGAGAGAGTTGTTCTGATGATTCTTCAATTTAGATGGCCACCATGAGGACCATATATCATCTATTTGGTAGTGGAAAAAGGAAGGATTTATAAATTTTAGTTGTTCTGATGATTCTTCAATTCAAGTATTAAAAGGAATGTTGAAACTGATGTTTAGTCTATCCACTTTTTTGCACATTTTTTGCCAATggactttgggtgaaatattaacaTTCTTAATTAGTCCTTTTAGAATTGGTTTCTACCtttggttttattttttattttttctgaatTCGAAGTATAAGACATTGAAGCAGATTAATTCTACATTTACAGTTCTAATTTTATATAAATGGATAATTATGTTTAGACATGCTGACAGTTGGTTTTTATTTGTATTTGCATTGTATTAGAGTAGCAAAGGAAATAAGAATCATACTTGCATATATTCTACCATCCACCTCCAATCTTGTAGTAATAAAATACTTCCACTAATGCATGTTAAAGTTGTAATCTGGAAAGTATTGGTTGGTAAATTGTACTCCTTTCAGTTTATAACTGGTGATTGAGATCATTTTCAATTTATAATAAATCTAGTTTATTTAATCAGAACGATTTATTCAGTTATCGAGGGCTTTGCTTGAGGATATCTTAATCCAATTATGGAAGGCCAAACATATAGAACTCGTTGGGCTAATTCACTATGCACGTATGCCTAGGGACCAAGATTTGCTTATAAAAATCATCCTGGTAAATCTTttaaagttaatgatcatgcaggtAATTTTCTAGACTTGGCAAGATTGTGATGTAGATGGCTAAAACCATTGGGCTTAGGAAAAAATGTTAATAAATTGTCATTTTATTTGAATGGTGGTGGTGTTTGAACACAAAATTATATTATTGGAAGAAAATTATAAGTCCTATATTGATCAAATGAAAGATGAATAATCATAAATTTGAATGCTGATGGTGGAATTTTGTGCAATATTACTTCTTGGCGATGGTGCATACAGATAATGTCATCTCATGTTGTTATACAAAGCAAAATTTGATTTTGTTGGTTATCATGGTGGGGTTTGATTTTGTTGTACGCTGGTCAGTTACCATATGTAAAAGCGAATAGGACTTCTTCTGGTCAGAATTTGTACTTGGTGGTCATCTTCTACCATTTAGACCATTAGACGAGGTTTCTAATACTGGTCGGATTGATATATACGAGTTGGGGTATTTACCAGTCTGACCAAGTGTTAGTATCAGACCATATAGGTTGCTATCAGTcggtatatatatttattattttcagtGATATTGGATGGTATACGTCAGTAAACTGTTTGGTATACTGGTATCATTCTGATCTGGAAAAGATGTCAACGTAAGTGTCAGACTGATCTGGTATGTTTTAAACTTGTTGTCAGATGCTAGGAGATACTATGTCCTCATTCTTCATGCAATCATGGTTTAAAAGACTGCAATGACAATCATCTGTATATGCTGCACCTGTATAGCAATATAGAGTTCTCTCACATctttttttccttgaaatgttactTGTATCCCACTAGGTAATCAGCATATATTAAGTGTTTTTGTGGTGTATGTGCCTTTCCAATTTGTTACAGAACTATTGCACTCTGAATGGATTAGGAGCCCAGATTAAACATATATATGCTGCATGATCAAACAGTTCTAGGCTACTTGTTGACATCTTTTAATATTCACATTTATGACTTGTTACTGATCAGTTGTGCATCTAGATATCCACCAGCAAACTTAGGAAAATTATGGAAATACTCAAATTTACATTATTTAACCATCATATGGAACTTATTAGAGTTTGTAGGATAATGAAGGAGTCAGCTGGAGGCCGGTCACTATAGGCACCCTTCTTTGATCAATTTACCTTTTGATTCCTCTGTGCATTCTTGCACACTTTCTTCACTTTGTCCTTGTCTTTTTTAAGCCCTAGATTTGTTGACAATTTCTCATTGGGTTCCTGACTCTGTTTTCATTACGAGTTTGCTTCATCCCACTTCCTATATAGTGTCTTCGTTTCATCTAGAAACTTCACTCTCAAGTtgggatattaaaatttttaagttgttGCTCTCCTTACAAACCACCTCGTCTTATTGACATTTCGCATCATGATCTATTATCCTTAACAGCTGAGGTCACAACAGGATATATTATTTCAACCATCACAGTAGTGCATGCATGGAGAACACTGTGCTAATGTGCAACTGGAGGTATGGGGCACCATCTGGTTAGTTTAGCCCTTCGATTAGAGTTTCTAGTGGATTCAGCTTACAagttttttaattttaagatggTGATCATATATCTCAGACGCCAATGATGGCAATCTTGTTGGTAACATGACTTCCTTATGATGTAGAACGTGACCACTTCCAATAGGATGCAATATTAGATTAAGCTTGTTTGTACTTCAAAAATTAAAGCAATTAAGCCATGGAGATAATCAACATATGAGGCTGAAGTTGTTTGTGGGAGGTTATGTTGTCTCCCAATGTTTAGAAAATTCCTTCTGAGTATCCTACTATTAAAACAGCTAAATCTGCCAAATTAAGCTCGAAACTGCAGTTCTGGATAAGGTGCTGAAGGGCTAAGAGTTTCTTGGTCCTAATTCCTTTTCGGCATGCAAGTCTAAACTGACTTGTAATACATATAATTTGACTTTGTTTGTGGTAACCCCATTTTTGCAAGGTTTTCATTTAATTTATTGTTTGCTTGATACTTCTCCTCAGGCAGTGGTTCTGCCACTGTATTGATTGGTTTATCCACTTGAGTTCGATATaaaaacaattctcaagttgtgaatCTTTCTGCCGCTGATTAATCATCCGATTCATTCTTGCTTTGTTGCTTTGTCTTAATAGAATTTGGGGTCCCTCGGTGACACAAACTGAAGGCTGGAACTATTCTTTTACCAGGGTGTGCTGCCCTTGGTGGTGTTTTCTCTGGCTAATTAATGGAACTCGCCATGTAGCTATAATGTCCGACGTGTTTTACCAAATCTTTTCCGCCTGGAGTTAGTTACGTTATATTGCTTTCTTGAGATTTCTATTAGATCATTACAATAAATATCTTGTATGTTCAGATTAAGTAGGATTAAGATACTATCGTACAGAAAAGTCTTTATGAAACATGGAAGAGTTGATCTCACGAAGCCATGCAATGTACAACAAAGAACTGTTTTTAGGTTAAAGAGATTAGAACAATGTCACTTTCATCTTGACCATGTTGTGTATCCTCTTCTCATTGTGCACCAATTATATTGTATGCTTGTTGGATAAGGTTGGAGGGTCAACAAAACTGGTGAGGATGCTTGTTTTTCTTAAGTGTGATGTGATGGGCTAGGGTGAGCCTTTACtctgaattaaaatattaaaaatgttgACTAGCTTAACTAAGAAAAATCTTAATCCATGATATTTAGATTTAAGTCATATTAGTATTTGATAATGTTGTTTATAGACTTTTCAAGCATAGAAGATCACTAATAATATGGTAACAGCAAGTTCTGTGATCAAATCCAGTCTTTGTCACTTAAGTttgcaaaaggaaagaaactataATGTGAACAATGACAGAGTATGTAATGTAATACGGTATATATGGAATATAGAGGAGTAAGCTCTTTTAATAGAACGATATCTAAATAAAACAAAGggaattaaatcaaaattttgatcaaaatcaCCTTTTTGAGTGTTCGTGAATCGCATAATTCTCGTGATTTTTCATTCGAAATTaggaaaataataaattaattagtgACACGCAGTAAAGAGGCACTTACAACAATCATTCGACC
Above is a genomic segment from Musa acuminata AAA Group cultivar baxijiao chromosome BXJ3-4, Cavendish_Baxijiao_AAA, whole genome shotgun sequence containing:
- the LOC103980357 gene encoding plant-specific TFIIB-related protein PTF2, whose amino-acid sequence is MANCSGCGGRRVIVDPDSGDRVCGSCGRVLSTEHYRHEAFTSEGQPTSFLHSTGGDFGYRERKLHHARALIADLTARLGLSAARAAEAGALASDVTDGALGDGQWFPVLVAACSYLVARRHRLPLSLSEAAAAVGHDACDLGRMAARVARHLGLPPLPEFDAAGVLDRVVRTGPCFSAVDPEKSKELIGQGRFLLHCATKWFLTTGRQPLPMVAAVLAFVAEVNGVGVSVEEIAKEIYAGVTTSKLRLKELMETLVRVARSLLPWGKDVTVKNVVQNAPLLIRLMERKSKSGLSEGLGFGFGGLTGPYQDGEAEDSKYFEIDGEEDGNANCNILEDVNLSGECISSAYKNVLQRISHLKEIGEFDKVQVKKARKDQLDFVALQDSWEGRWDSEKKLTLEQMLERDVGYDALPPSFVTGVQARRFRKAKIEAAKRRIHKIMKPSSSVDAVGKVEDCLPGEEVVGRKRRSRKKLQVDSLDWEDCIIELLLLHQVNEDDIEQAS
- the LOC103980354 gene encoding uncharacterized protein LOC103980354 isoform X1, which produces MASLCRSVVVAVARSAVVRSKALLPKHSLSRRASPLVCGLAALASVPIDSLMPLHSAVASARLKSYIAVDSSCWSCLSQANPTTKHDS
- the LOC103980354 gene encoding uncharacterized protein LOC103980354 isoform X2 encodes the protein MASLCRSVVVAVARSAVVRSKALLPKHSLSRRASPLVCGLAALASVPIDSLMPLHSAVASARLKSYIAVDSSCWSCLSQEFGVPR